Genomic segment of Arvicola amphibius chromosome 7, mArvAmp1.2, whole genome shotgun sequence:
GGTGAGTTGGGTTCTAACTTACCCAGCCCTTGAGAATGCCTCCAATCCAGATGTGGGACTGGTTGATCTTCCTGGCCAGGCACTGAATTTGGAAGTTGACACTGTAGCTGTGGATGGAAGCAAGGTGGCCTCGGTAGCATCTCCTGCAGACACACTgcagaggggagaagtgggataGAGAATTCCCTCTCTTTTGCCTCAAGATCCTGAATCTCCAAGAAAGATCCCTACAACTACTCACGGATTCAATATAAGGAACCCACTTGCTTCCCTCAAGCCTATATTTTGCTCCTTTACCAGTGGTCAGGACATCCTTGCAGGAAATAGTGATCCTAATTATAATTATAGCCACCACTTACAGACTGTTTCACATGATAATTCAAAAACATAATCTCGTCTGGCCTTCATTACAATTAAAAAGCAGTGGTACCATTTAGTCAGCCCTCCATTGCTGTGGGTTTCTTCCCACAAATTCAACCAACGATACATTGAAAATGTCGGTATGTCTGTATGTGGGGCTCTGGGAataatgcatgcatgtgcatgagaaTGTGGATTGCACATACAGAAGCCAGATCAGGACATCGGGTACGGGTGTCCTCTGTCACCCTCTGCCTTACTGTCTTGAGCTGGGACTCTCTCTGAACCAGTATGCGGGATAGACTGCCTGGTCAATGAGCTCTTAGGGCCCGCCTGGCTCTGCCCCCTAGTGCTaaagttacaggcatgcactgccatatCCAGatttttccatgggtgctggatATTTGAACTCAAGCCTTCATGCTTGCAGAACAAGCtcactttacccatggagccatctcatcagcccctggaaaaaatgtatatttttagttATGCTTACACTGAGCAATACTCTTTCCTTTGACATTAGTCCCCAAATAATAAAGTATGAGATCTATTCTCATGGTGTTTATACCGCAGTGTTATAAATAATGTAGAGATGGTTTACAGAATACACGAGGGGTAACGAGAGAGCTCGGTGAGTGGTAAATAAATCTGATACCAGATCACGCATGGAGGAAAGAGAACACAAACTGCtgtaagctgtcttctgacctacatgtATGTGTCACAGTATGTGACCTACATGTATGTGTCATAGTTTGTGCACCCCCCACAAACGCACAATAAATAAACTtgcataaaagtttaaaatacagaAGAATGGGCAAGGATTATATGCAAATACTATGCCATTTCTCTGTAAGCACCTTGAACATAGACATTGGTGTCCATTGGGAGGGTCCTAAGACCGACGTCCCATGGAGGCTAGGGGGCagctatatatatttatttagaagaGCCTGATCTCTGAAAGGTGAAGAGAGTCACCCACAAAACAACCAGTTGTCAATCAAGGAAGGGAGTGTTGTTTTAGCAcagtagtttcttttcttttctttgttggggGTAAGATAACTCTTTTAAAATTCATCCAGCATGGTTGTCAGATCTTGAGACTTCCTAGTTagcatgcacaggcatgcacacacacacagttagacACGCACACACGGCAGATCTGAGTGAGGCGCAGGAGGGTAAGTCTGTCATTTTGACTCTTCCTTCTTATAGGAGTTATTTTTTAATGCTCTATCTGGTTTTAATACAATATTCTATTTACCCTGAGAttctcatacatgcatataatgtgttttgatcatattcatctctGCACTCCCTCCTCTAGCTCCtcctgaaccacacacacacacatacacacacacatacacacacatacatacacatacacacacatatacacatacacacacacacgcacgcatacacacatacacacacgcacgcacacacacacgcacgcacacacacacatacacacacacacacacgcacgcacatctTTCCATCCTCATAGCCTCTTTTTAGTAAATATACGACCCACTGAGACTAATTAATGGCTGTCTTTACATATATGACCATAGTCAACCTACCAGTGACCATACCCTAACGAAAATTGACTTTCTCTGCCTTAGTAGTCATCAATTGCCAATAACTCGTCACCTAGGGGTGATGCTTGTGGACCCCTGCTCACCCATGaaggaatgttgactggcttgatcctgTCTTGCACAGGCAATCGAAACTGTTCTGGGCTCACAAATGCAACATCTcggtcatgtctagaagacactgctTCACTTCACCCCAATCCCCATCCCCAACATCTTTCTCTTACacattttccacctcctcttccatgaAATGCAAATATCTCTCTCACCAAAGTGTTCTAATGCAGATCATTGGTTCTAAAGTTGCAGCCCTCAGACCAAGATCTTTATTCCCTGAGACacccgccccctcccccgcctcctgATTCAAAGACTGTGAAGATGGAGCTGTAATTCCTATATCTTAACAAGACCTCCAGACAATTCTGCAGCTTTCTAAATGAATACAGAACAAGTTTTAACACCGTGCCTTTCCCTCCCCTCGACCTTTCACCATGTCTTCCTATCACTTACCTGAGCTTTATCAAAAGTCCTGGGCGTCCTCACCAGAACGTAGCGACAGCTCTTGCAACCAGGAGTCCCCTGCAAATGAGTTATGTCCTCTTCTCTGGGGCATGTTGAGTCCTTGTCTAAGGCATCTGGGTCAGACTCCTCATCCTTAAAGATGTCTTGATGTTTGAAACCCTCAGTCTCCTTTCCCTCTGCCCACGTTGTCTCTGGGGTCAAAGTCAAATCTCTTCCCTGATCCCTTGAGCCATCTGCATCCTGCCACAGGTCTGGCTCTCTCTTTGGGCTCTCCTGATGGTAGCCAGTGGTCTCTAGGAAGAAGATGGTAACCTGCCATCACATCAGAGTCCCTCTTCCTCCAGCACCTCGGACAGCTCTAACCGTCCATTTGAGCTTTCCTTAGTCCTAATCTGGAGTCACACACTAAGAAGGAACTTCCTCTAGATTGGGCAGAAAGAGATGTCTCACACCAGATTCATAGACGAACAATAGCCTGAACTCTGACTGATTGTCACCACAGGTATGTATATGGGTGGGAAGTCCTGTGTGAGAAGCCTAGAATGATCACTGGCCCTTTATCTTATAATATAggtgctttggttttgtttgtttccttctgaAGAAACCAGTTCTGGGTCTGGGAGATAGTTAACCAGAGATGTGTGAACAACCTAAAAGAACACTCTGTGACCCTGTCCCTAtggcaacagcaacaacaaccaaaagggtgggagagaggggaagggagaatgaTCAATGAGAATACAAGGGAAGTACTTACTTAGATAAGAAGCAGAAACTGTCCCCAGCAGGAGAAGGGACAGGATCAGGGGCTGTTTCATGTCTACTTGATCTTGCAGCTGAGGCAATTCTGCCTCTGTCCTCACAACTGTCCAGTCTGTGTCCAACACAGCTTCTGGTGCATGACATGATACTTGTCATTTAATTACCCGATTAAAGGGAGAGTCAGAgagctcctctttctcctttccctcttcttccctgagcTGAAAAATCTGAAACAGGAGTCAGGAGTGGACAGGGTAGGCAACTGAGCTGCAGAAACCCCTGC
This window contains:
- the Prg3 gene encoding proteoglycan 3; this encodes MKQPLILSLLLLGTVTIFFLETTGYHQESPKREPDLWQDADGSRDQGRDLTLTPETTWAEGKETEGFKHQDIFKDEESDPDALDKDSTCPREEDITHLQGTPGCKSCRYVLVRTPRTFDKAQCVCRRCYRGHLASIHSYSVNFQIQCLARKINQSHIWIGGILKGWFFWKKFRWTDGSCWDFGNWAPGQPGNGGGHCVTLCTTGGRWQRASCKTRLPFICSF